The DNA segment GGCAACCAGGTTCTCGATCCAGGCGAGACGGCGGGCTTCACGGTAACTGTAAGCAACACCACAGCCACAGGCGTAACCGACATCTGGGGCAAGCTCTTCAGCCTCAACGATCTTTTGTCGGTTACCGATAACACCGCCTGGTATGGTGACCTGATTCAAAACGTGCAGGTTACGCCCTCCACAGATATGTTCGAGATCTACGGCCGGCCCATGCTGCTGCCGGGCATGCTGATCCCGATGCGGTTGAAACTTTACAACGACGCCGGCTTTGAGCAGTGGCTGGATTTCACCCTTACAGTCGGAGAAGTCGATGTGCATGATCCTTTGGGGCCGGATTCCTACGGCTATGTGATCTATGACGATACGGACATTACTTACGAAAACTGTCCCGTGTACGATTGGATCGGCATCGCTCCTGCTGAGGGTGGCGTGGGCACCCTTCTGGCAATTTCCGACGCTTACGCCAGCGGAGACGAAGGAGACCAGGTTGGCGCCGACGCCCTTGAGGTGGTGAATTTGCCTTTCCCCTTCCAGTTTTACGGCATCGTGTATGATCAGATAACGGTTTGTTCCAACGGTTTCATTGCCATGGGCGTAACCGAGAATGCCGAATTCAGAAACTACCGCCTGCCCGGCGCCATGGGGCCCAACCCCATGATTGCGCCATTCTGGGATGACCTGGCCACACACGCCGGGGGAGGGGTCTATACCTGGTACAACCATGACGAACGCTACTTCGTGATCGAATGGTACAATATGAAAAACGGGGCCAACGGCAACAGCGTGGAAACATTCCAGGTGATCCTTTACGACCAAAGCGTGTATGCCACTGCTTTGGGCGACGGCCCCATCAAGATTCAGTATCACACTTTCAACAACGTGGATTCCTCCACCAACACCGGCCGCCACGGCTGCTATTGCACCATCGGCATCGAAGACCACACCGGCATGGTTGGCCTGGAATACTCCTTTGGGAACAACTATCCCACAGCCGCGTCCCCTTTGGGCAACGGGCGTGCCATCTACATCACGAACGTCCCCATCTATCACTACGAACCGCATCTGCTGCTGAGCCAGACCTTTGTTGACGACGATAACGGCAACGGTATCTGCGAGCCTGGCGAAACCGTCAGACTGGGTGTGCAGCTGCAAAACATCGGCAGCCTCACAGCGGAAGATGTGGTGGCAACCCTGTCCACCACCTGCGAACACGTAATCATCACACACGCCGCGGCGGAATATTTCCCCCTCGTTGGCGATGGCTTCGGGGTCAACCGAGCTCCTTTCGTGTTCACGGTTTCGCCGGATTGCCCCAACGCCACGGTGGTCAATTTCACGCTTGCCGTTAGCTGTGGGGAAGTAGTTTGGGAGAGGAATTTCAGCCTGCGGGTGGACGCCTCCGTGATGGTTTTCGAATCCTTCCTGATCAACGATGCCGACACCAATTTCAACGGCATCATCGATCCGCTGGAAACGGTTAAACTGGTGGTAAACGTCAACAACAACGCGGCCGTTCAATCCAGGGATATTCAGGCCACGCTGTCCACATCCAGTTCTGATGTGGTCATTGCCGATCCGATCATCTTCCTGCCGCTCATCGAGCCCAATGCCGTGATGCAGTTCGTGTTTGAGCTGCAGTTTGTGAACACTGCCTCACTTGGGCAATACATCCTCTTCCAGTTCAATGTCTCCATTTCGAATGGCTTACCGCTTAACTCGAATCTGATGGTTCCCTACAACATGCCCAACATCTTCAACGATTTTGAGACCAACACCGGCGGTTTCATTTCCGAAACAGGCTGGGCCTGGGGCACCCCATCCCAGATAACCCCGTATTCCGGAACCAAACTGTGGTCAACAGGACTCAGCGGCAACTATCCTGATCTGGTGAACTACGTTCTGGTAACGCCCCTCTATGCCCTGGATGATGGCGCGACCCTCACTTTGCAGCATTATTACAGTTTCGAGAACTACTATGACGGCGGCAACGTTGGCATTTCCACAAACGATGGCCTGACCTGGAACTTGATCACCCCGCTGAACGGTTACACGCACACGAGCCTTTCCGGCTTGGGTGGTGAACCCGGTTTTTCCGGAACAGCAGCCAATTGGCAGCAGATTGTTTTCGATCTCAGCCAGTATGCCGGTCAGCAGGTCCGCTTCCGTTTCCGCATGGGCTCCGACGGCGGCACAAGCAGCATCGGCTGGTTCATAGACGATTTCGAGCTCAGCGGCGTGAACCAGAAGACGGGATACCTGCACGGCACTGTGATCCCCGCTTCGGCAACCCCTGCCCCGGAAGCTCTGGTGATGGCAAACAACCATTTTGCCACCCATCCGGCTGCCGACGGTTCCTACAGGCTGTATCTGCCCAACGGCACTTTCGACGTGAACGCCACTTTGCCTTACCACCAAACCGCGAGCGCCGACAACATTATGATCACTCCCGCTGATCCGGTGCACCAAGTCGATTTCACCCTCATCAACCTGCCCCAGCCAGCCAATGCCGCCTTCGACGTTGACAACCTCACCGGTGAAGTTGTGCTAAGCTGGGAACCGCCCATAGACCCCGTTCTGCCGGTGATGAATTACCGCGTGTACAAAAAGTTCAACACCGGTCCTTTCGAGCTGATCCAGCAAACCACCGGGCTTGGCTACACCGACGTGATCTCGTTGGATGGAGATTACGCGTATCTGATCATCGCGGTTTACCTCAACATTGAAGGCTGCCCCTCAGACACCCTTGCCTTCGAGTTTCCCTATGTGGTGGAAAACAGCGACGAAAACGCGCCGCAACTGGTTACGCGCCTCAATTCCAACTACCCCAATCCCTTCAATCCCAGCACCACCATCTCCTTCGACCTCGCGCGGCCGGGCAAAGCCAGACTCAGCGTGTACAACGTCAAAGGCCAGCTGGTGAAGGAACTTGTGGACGGAGACATGGCCTCCGGACAGCACCGGGTCATCTGGAACGGACTGGATTCCTCCGGCCGCAGCGTTTCCTCAGGCGTTTATTTCTACCGGCTTGAGGCTGGAGACTATGTTTCCACCCGCAAGATGCTGATGATCAAATAAGCAAACGTTATCCCGTCTTTGCCAATCGTGGCGGCGGACAAGAATCAAAACCCCGGCAGGTGCCGGGGTTTTTCTTAGGGGATTATTGTTCGCCTACCCCAAACCTCCCTCAAGATGGCTGCATCTCATGTGGGGATCATGCGGGAGGCAGACTAGGAACTTGGTATCGGGGGCTAACGAGGAATGCGGTTCCTTCCTTTTTGCTGTCTTTGCCTTTCAACCTGCGTCCTGATTCCACAAATCAGCAGCTTCAAGTGTGGTGGCCAAAGCGCACAAAACTGAGGCAAGTTCATGCGAAAAAAGTGGCAACGGACGATTTTGCTTGACACATAGTAAAAAAAGGAATCTCTGGCTTTAAAAAGAAATTGGCGGTAAGCTACGCATGATCTCGATCTTCATAGATTACAAGCTGGCGAGGTATCAGCACGAGATAAAGTACGCCTTCAGCTTCATATTTCAGACCCTGGGATACGGATATTGCTTCATTTCGGACACGGGCCAGCTGAAGGACAACGACATCCTCTTCATCTACGGTTACACC comes from the Candidatus Cloacimonadota bacterium genome and includes:
- a CDS encoding T9SS type A sorting domain-containing protein, whose protein sequence is MKHFLLLLLAGLAVSFAFAAASDQTPIQSGQAFAIMDKAATHTDIRFTLPEFEIEQTEGGGVNYQRIRLPGSGSTLEDGLPELPTLSMNLAIPRRGGVEVRVLSQEQSQIQQFLAYPVQQGLNEEAPKSFVIDSAFYTGGSSYPTSTVQWSDPMILRDFRLVNVVVNPFSYDPQTKTLTVNQQIDLRISYTNAPGLNELEGELTSVSPSFAKIYESMILNFDDYRNLMYSNVPPRYLIIYGNNSDPAFVTALNEYVLWKKQKGADVDVASTASNEAGTTTTTIKNYIQNAYNNPATRPDFVILLGDTSGSYTIPAYMVSNGGGDYPYTHLAGNDILGDCFIGRISVENLSQLHNLLAKIYLYERDVNLNTADWLNRMLLVGDNAPSGISTMYISKYIKERALFVNPDYTFTEIYNGSPSTSEINAAINQGVGFYSYRGYIDFSPPAESALFNAYRLLHAINITCGSNNYWNGTSEMEQFIRYGTPAVPKGAVTGIGMSTSSTHTNFNNVLHGGIFGGIFQYGMRTIGEALLNGKLYMSQTYGVASPSNVTNFTHWCNLMGDPTMETWTGIPGHFNVTVIPSIPLGLSLMDVNVLDGTNLPVEGAAVTLTQNSSIISRGYTDTEGNIILTLPQSMTPNNCVLTVSKHDFKPLQQTLTVDNSGTLVPASIVIDDDNSGASSGNNDGLAHGGETLEILFGLTNTSANPISGLSGQVHTNSPWVTFVDSLVTYGEIAGSGLGFNASPVVLQIAPGAPDGAMIRIHVLLTDSQNQSYDISEFIPIHNARIMYNTSLVTNGGNQVLDPGETAGFTVTVSNTTATGVTDIWGKLFSLNDLLSVTDNTAWYGDLIQNVQVTPSTDMFEIYGRPMLLPGMLIPMRLKLYNDAGFEQWLDFTLTVGEVDVHDPLGPDSYGYVIYDDTDITYENCPVYDWIGIAPAEGGVGTLLAISDAYASGDEGDQVGADALEVVNLPFPFQFYGIVYDQITVCSNGFIAMGVTENAEFRNYRLPGAMGPNPMIAPFWDDLATHAGGGVYTWYNHDERYFVIEWYNMKNGANGNSVETFQVILYDQSVYATALGDGPIKIQYHTFNNVDSSTNTGRHGCYCTIGIEDHTGMVGLEYSFGNNYPTAASPLGNGRAIYITNVPIYHYEPHLLLSQTFVDDDNGNGICEPGETVRLGVQLQNIGSLTAEDVVATLSTTCEHVIITHAAAEYFPLVGDGFGVNRAPFVFTVSPDCPNATVVNFTLAVSCGEVVWERNFSLRVDASVMVFESFLINDADTNFNGIIDPLETVKLVVNVNNNAAVQSRDIQATLSTSSSDVVIADPIIFLPLIEPNAVMQFVFELQFVNTASLGQYILFQFNVSISNGLPLNSNLMVPYNMPNIFNDFETNTGGFISETGWAWGTPSQITPYSGTKLWSTGLSGNYPDLVNYVLVTPLYALDDGATLTLQHYYSFENYYDGGNVGISTNDGLTWNLITPLNGYTHTSLSGLGGEPGFSGTAANWQQIVFDLSQYAGQQVRFRFRMGSDGGTSSIGWFIDDFELSGVNQKTGYLHGTVIPASATPAPEALVMANNHFATHPAADGSYRLYLPNGTFDVNATLPYHQTASADNIMITPADPVHQVDFTLINLPQPANAAFDVDNLTGEVVLSWEPPIDPVLPVMNYRVYKKFNTGPFELIQQTTGLGYTDVISLDGDYAYLIIAVYLNIEGCPSDTLAFEFPYVVENSDENAPQLVTRLNSNYPNPFNPSTTISFDLARPGKARLSVYNVKGQLVKELVDGDMASGQHRVIWNGLDSSGRSVSSGVYFYRLEAGDYVSTRKMLMIK